TCCCAAACAGACACAAAACTGAGCTCCTTAAACAAAGCAACCTATTTGAATCCAAATGCAGCAGAGTTTGTTCCATTTGCCCTCAGATCATCGCCATCTGGAAGCACCAGCTCGGTAGATGCAGCAGCGAGGTTTACTACTGCTGGATCTCTTGGGAAAGCAGTTTTAGATCGATCAGAATCATCCATTTCAAATAATTCCGATGATGAGGCTCACCAGTACTGGCGTTGTCAGCTTCCTGATGATATCACCCCTGACTTCAAGGTCATGGGAGAGGACGAATCCCAAGGTCTTAACAACCTCTCTTTAGCAGGCTTATCTATAAATGATGATAATGAATCCTCAATGTTTCCTTCTTCTAAGGGAAGTAGATATATACTAAATGAGCAGCTGGAACTGTCTCCACAGCACCTTAATGGCAATACTTTTGCTGATAAATTAAGGTTTTCCAATTCAACCTACAGGGAGGAGCCATCTTCAGGAAGCATTTTGAACTCATCAGCAAAGCCTTGGGATAGGCAAATTGGGAATACCGATTTGCACGTTACCAGTGGTCAAGAGGAACTTGTTTATGATGAAAACTCTGGACATGGATTCTTAAATGATGTTTTTGCAGGGAATTCTCTTGTGAATGATACAGATTTGAACCCTTTGGAGTTTTTAGCTTCTCTATTCCCTGGTTTTGCTTCAGAAAGCCTTGCTGAAGTTTTCTTCGCCAATGCATGCGATTTACATCTGACCATTGAGATGCTCACTCAGTTAGAGGTAGGTTGATCTTCATGTAAGGCACTTTTTGTGTGACTGTTTGTAGAAATGTATTATTTTCTGTTACATATATGCGTTATAACTGTCTCCTAGCATGTTGTGATGCTATTATTGGTTGGAACTGCACATCTTGCAATATGCTTTGGTACTATATTAAATCTGAAGGGATGGAGGCTAAATATATAGAGAAATACTTGTGCCTTGTTTTGGCAGGGAAGAGCTGGCATTCCATAAAGTTGTGAGGCAACTCTAATGCTATCCAGCTCCCTGTTTCTAATCACTGTTTCCTGTTCTGATAGCTCATGCTTCATTTTATCAAGGGACCATTGGAATTTTATTAGCAATTTTTTGGATATGTATCTTTTCTTGGTATATGATATATTGGTTTCTGTTTTTCATCATGTGGATGCCACTGTCATCTCTGACAAATGACACTCTTTTTTCTCGGACATTCTTCTTAAATGAGGACATTTATGTCGATTGTCtcatttccctccaattttgtagaTTCAAGTTGATGGTGGCTTCAATCAGAATCCGAGTCCAAAGACTCTGTCATCTCCCAATCTGAGTGCAATGGACTTTCCAGCTCTTACATCATCAAATGGGCAGAATACTTCAAAATATGCTGCAGATAATGTTCAACAAAGTGGCATTCCATACATATCATCTGATAAAGACATGCTCATGTTCAAATCTGGCTCTTCTATTCCATCTAGAGGTTCTGTTGACTTTGCTTCAGCAGTCAGAAAATTGGCTTCTCAGGATTCTGGTATATGGAAGTATGATAAAAATGGTTCTGGTGATGCTTCCACTGGCTCTAGTAGGGGTTTAAATGCTCTGGCTAGTGCCTACAATGGTGGACAGGGGAGAGTCAACATTGGTGATAGATTACAGAGTCGTGGTTCTGCTCGGGCAGCTCCTGTTTGGCTTGAAACTGGTGACGCAGTTGgtaaatatttatgtttatacGCTTCAACTGTGAGATGAATTCTTTCTATACCGTGTTTCCTTTAACAATTTTGAATGGCAGCAAATATGTATTCTGAGCTGCGGGAGGAGGCTCGTGATCATGCACGCTTGCGTAATGCATATTTTGAGCAGGTGGGTCTTTGTTTCATGCAGTGACGGAGGAGTTAATGGGAATTTGAATGAGAATACAATGTAATGATTTGGCTACAACCTACACACATCATCGTTGGCTTGTATCCATATGCTTTACCTTCAATTCTAGTGTTCTATGTTCTTTTAAGTAGTTAGTCCATAATTTTatgttgtttctttttgttttctagtATATAAATTTGTACAATCAAGTTGGATCTGGGTAGTGTGGGTAGATTTAAAGGAAGAGCTGTTAGGATGTTACCAAATTGCATatgcacaaacaaaaaattcaagGAACATTCACTGTGTGACCAGCAAGATCCTTCCAGAACCATCTGTTCTTGAGATTGTTTTTATGCAACATTAAACTTTTGCTTTCATTGTAATGGAATTTGTCCAGCTAACATTTTGTTAACTTGAGTTTCAACAACTGCACTTTATCCCTGTAGCTGGGCAAGAGGTGTAAGTCCACCCATCCTAATATTTTGTAGCTTGAGTTTAATTCTTCATAATATAATAAACAGGCACGACAAGCCTACCTTATTGGCAACAAGGCCCTTGCAAAGGAGCTAAGTGTTAAGGGGCAACTGCACAACATGCATATGAAAGCAGCTCATGGAAAAGCTCAAGAATCTATTTACCGCCAGAGGTTTGTTGTTCCCCATTTCTATCACTCTTCCTATccatgtgacttttggtaaaaaTCACAATTTGTATGTTGTATTGTTAAAACCAGACTAGACAATGAACTGGTCAGACTTATAATTCAGGTTCATCAATTTAAACTGAGTGGTTGAAGTGAATGActtaataaaactaatttaaatttaaataaaaggatTAAAAGATACATAAAAACGTTTATGAAATATGAATATAACTTCTTACTTTAAATTATGGTTGATTGGTTTAGCCAGATGAATTGCCTAACTCAACTAGAATTTTACTAGTtacgagatttttttttttttaatttgtccaGTGGTGGTTTAACCATCAATCTGGCCATGAGATTGAACCATAACTTGTCAAGTGTCTGCTTCATAGTTAGATTAATCAGACTCTTTGTTCTGTTCAGTTTGAAGTTTCAACAACAGGAAGGGCTTACTTTGAGAAAACGTTTTCTGTTTttgatttattgttttcatttttaattacaaaacttTCACCttgatttcaaaatatttcCTGTTTTCAAAGATTTGTACAAGAAAACAGTGAAAAAAATGTTCACGGTTTCCTgtacaaatatttgaaaacaaggTGACAGgtttgtaattaaaagtaaaaactgaaaatgaaaacagaaaacattttctcaaaGTAAAGGGCCCTAATATTTTTCTGCGCCTGCACAACCTGCTctatttctttcattcttctttttatgttacttttttctcttcccagTCGTGTATATTTATTtgtctatcattttttttgtgacTGTTGGCCATTGAGAAGAACAATGGTCTCACATTGATTATAAAAGGTGTGAAACAATCTGAGTGGTTAACAAAACATGTGATATCCAGTTGTTATCCAATGACTTGCAGAGAAAAATTGTTACAAGAGGTTCAAATGAGTATACCATTATTTCTAAGTTGTATGAGTTAGAATGTTTGATTCCATTGTTCTCAATTTCCAAGTGCTGGATTCTTCTGTAATCGTTATGAATGTTGATTTTTCAGGAATCCCGTTGCTCCAGAGAATGGAAGAGGGCACCAGAGAATGATAGACCTACACGGTCTGCACGTAAGTGAAGCGATTCACGTGCTGAAACACGAACTGAGTGTGCTAAGAAGCACGGCCAGAGCCGCTGAGCAGCGTTTGCAGGTTTACATCTGTGTTGGCACTGGTCACCATACTCGGGGCTCCCGCACTCCCGCAAGACTCCCGATAGCTGTACAGCGTTATCTACTTGAAGAAGAAGGCCTTGATTTCACGGAACCGCAGCCAGGCCTGCTTCGTGTTGTGATATATTGAGCCGAGGAGGTATACAAGTTTctgacagtaaaaaaaaaatccatcatGAACACAGACATTGTAGTCATTCTTGTATCTGTATATGGGAAGTAATGGCAATGGCCAAgccaaaaagaaaatggaaaaaaaaaagaggtttgGGGGGTTGAAAAAAAACTGGAAAAGGTTAGAAGTAAAGAGAGGGGTTGTAGCAGAATTGTACCATTAAGGTTTCCGAGGCATCTGATCACATTAGTCAGTCAGCAGGAATTCCACTTTAGCATTTACCTTCTGTTAATTTTGTACcctaattttcatttctttgtcaaattcccttcttttttttttggattcagaTGTAACTGATAGAACTCAATTACATGATAGAACAATTCACTTTGCCAATTAGATTCAATGCCAATTTACAGCTCGGAACAAATGTTCAAGCAGGTCTGGTTTTAATTTCATCCTTTTGCTGCTTACAATTACTACTGGAAGTAGCCATATGGTTAAAGGGAGAAGGAAAAGTTGCAGTTGGATCCCTCCTACTAACAAAACCACTATAATCTATCTTTTGGTACATAATGTACATAATCATATATTACCCTTTATTAAAGgagaatgattttattttatctaaatctCTTAAATGAAAGCATTTTAAGGAACTATCTTTGAATGAGAGCATTCTAAggagttatttttattatcttgtCTCCTATATATTaaggatttaatttaatttttaatatttaatttctttaaaatatacttcctaattttaatttaaaaaatgtagttTTTTTACCATCTCAAACCACTGTCATCTTCATCCCTATATTTGTTTTTCTCACTCGCTcatctcttttaatttatttttaaattaaattttaatatttttaatggaattatcaataattaaaaataaacttatatcacaatataaaatacttgtcataaattaaaaattatatatatatatatatatatatatataaatttaattatataaaagtataCATTTGTCCTGTGCattacaaatattaaaatatcattttaatttgatttaaaaactagataaaaatatcttaaccatctcaaacacttttattttatctttatttttaaattgaatttaaataattttcaaaataattatttaatatgaaatttaataatgatataatttacatattcaatttttttatttattataaattttagttatataaaaaaattccgtGCATCCCTCGAACTaaaatacaattcaaatgtaaatgaaagatatttttttgtttttataaagtgAGACAAGATCTGAGAATATCATAAACATACACTTGATCGATTTCGGACGAGGTCCAGGATGCTTAACCTAAACTCGTTACAATCACGTGAAAGAATTTTATATTCATTAGATATATTAGGATTAAAATCAATGATTAATATAAGTATGAGTAAGATGGTTTATATcagataaaatttaaagatatattttcctttttttctctcattggAACTTTTCCTCACAGTGTGCAACCACCCTTCCTTCTTCGACCCACTCCGTCATCGCCACCACAAAAAACCTTCTTCATGCAATTATTTCCACTCATTGACCTACTTTTCCCTATTTTCATTCAACATTTGACACTTTTCACGTTTCTGCCCATTCTTCAGTAATGAAACGTCTTGACTTCTGCTCCATACTTCATGTTGTTGGAAATTTCTTCCTCTTTCTCCGGAACTATTATAAACAGTTATATGTGTGAATTGTAATGTATATATTTGCACGGAATCACTGAAAGGGATATAAAGCAATTTCAATTGATATGTAAATTCTAATTCATACCAAAATATAGATTAGTACAAGACAAGTAATGGATCATTTCAATTTACAAGGGTTGGCCTTGTCATCTTATATATTCACTACTCCCAAATACCTGAGAGaagttattagaaaaaaatgtttcttatgTGACTTGTTCGTTCAAATATGCTTTATCTCTTAGGACTTAAAGCTCTCTTGATTATATATCTCTAAACTTATTTCTAATCTATCGAAGTGAAACTTGTTTTTCTAACACTCCCCAACTAGTTGAGCCTAGTTGTGACTTGTTTTCAATCTTCAACTTAATTAGGTTTGGACTTTAACTTGGAGTCTTGAGTCTtgagtctaaggttgtgttatttttttccttgaatTTTAGAAATAACAAGTCTATTCTCTTATGCCTTTTTTGTCCATAATTTTGTAACCTTGGTATTATTTTTGCCAATaccttttattttgttgatactTTAGGTCCTGCTTTGGACATAAGCCTTTTTACGACGTTAAAATATACGCAGTCAATCAAAGATTCACAATATACGCTTTTTTGTGGTTGTAATAGTAGATTTCTAAGTTTATATGTATTAATTAAGTAGAATGTACGTAGAAACTATAATACACTTAACTTTCGTTTCCAATTTTTGAAGttgttataacattttttaagagaGTTCTTGAGTTCAACAATCTTTgttcattaaatttattattatttttatttttgagtttttcATGTTATATATTGAATtctagaagaagaattctcaaaaacttttttctaaataatgttttttaatgtGCC
This region of Glycine soja cultivar W05 chromosome 17, ASM419377v2, whole genome shotgun sequence genomic DNA includes:
- the LOC114394169 gene encoding polyadenylate-binding protein-interacting protein 7-like encodes the protein MSLSKKGSQTDTKLSSLNKATYLNPNAAEFVPFALRSSPSGSTSSVDAAARFTTAGSLGKAVLDRSESSISNNSDDEAHQYWRCQLPDDITPDFKVMGEDESQGLNNLSLAGLSINDDNESSMFPSSKGSRYILNEQLELSPQHLNGNTFADKLRFSNSTYREEPSSGSILNSSAKPWDRQIGNTDLHVTSGQEELVYDENSGHGFLNDVFAGNSLVNDTDLNPLEFLASLFPGFASESLAEVFFANACDLHLTIEMLTQLEIQVDGGFNQNPSPKTLSSPNLSAMDFPALTSSNGQNTSKYAADNVQQSGIPYISSDKDMLMFKSGSSIPSRGSVDFASAVRKLASQDSGIWKYDKNGSGDASTGSSRGLNALASAYNGGQGRVNIGDRLQSRGSARAAPVWLETGDAVANMYSELREEARDHARLRNAYFEQARQAYLIGNKALAKELSVKGQLHNMHMKAAHGKAQESIYRQRNPVAPENGRGHQRMIDLHGLHVSEAIHVLKHELSVLRSTARAAEQRLQVYICVGTGHHTRGSRTPARLPIAVQRYLLEEEGLDFTEPQPGLLRVVIY